The following are encoded together in the Campylobacter devanensis genome:
- the serB gene encoding phosphoserine phosphatase SerB, translated as MIKLCVFDFDSTLMDGETITILSSAMGKDKEVGEITARAMAGELDFYESLVRRVRLIEGLELSRALEITSNLPFIAGAKEIIAYLKSKNIKTVVFSGGFHIATDSAQKKLGFDLNFANELHHKNGILTGNVGGEMMFGDSKGKMLLRLKDFMGLSSDEVACVGDGANDLSMFKEAGTGIAFCANKILKEAATHIIDIKDLNEIKKII; from the coding sequence ATGATAAAACTTTGTGTTTTTGATTTTGATTCTACGCTAATGGATGGTGAGACTATCACCATCCTCTCAAGTGCGATGGGCAAGGATAAAGAAGTTGGCGAGATAACTGCTAGAGCGATGGCGGGCGAGCTTGATTTTTACGAGAGTTTAGTACGACGTGTTAGATTGATTGAGGGTTTAGAACTTAGTAGGGCACTAGAAATTACATCAAATTTACCATTTATTGCCGGTGCAAAAGAGATAATCGCATATCTAAAATCTAAAAATATTAAGACAGTTGTATTTAGTGGTGGGTTTCATATTGCTACTGATTCAGCACAAAAAAAGCTTGGCTTTGATCTAAATTTTGCAAATGAGCTTCATCATAAAAATGGTATTTTAACTGGTAATGTCGGTGGCGAGATGATGTTTGGTGACTCTAAGGGCAAGATGCTTTTACGACTTAAAGATTTTATGGGTTTAAGTAGCGATGAGGTTGCCTGCGTAGGCGATGGAGCAAACGATTTATCTATGTTTAAAGAGGCTGGCACTGGTATTGCATTTTGTGCAAATAAGATACTAAAAGAGGCAGCAACTCACATCATAGATATTAAAGATTTAAATGAGATTAAAAAAATTATATAA
- a CDS encoding transaldolase produces the protein MRDINFSLWCDFLERDFINSEFIELIQNDTINGATSNPSIFKEAICNSQAYSEQKAKFSKRSAKKIYEILATNDIKMAAHKMLANYAAGNDGFVSIEVDPNLILASDIIDEGKRLYNAIKMPNVMIKIPAISSGFDAMCELMKKGINVNATLIFSKDQAQNCLDAFKEGTKKYSKKFPQTPLPQGVISVFVSRFDRLLDEKLEETGKFGIYNATNIYNKIQNAGQRNVRTLFASTGVKSNQLPADYYIKELLYPNSINTAPLDTIKSFIASGEFTPKTIPSSEEIDTFMTKAKEAGVDYNKVCAKLLDDGLDAFVAAFDEILTSLS, from the coding sequence ATGAGAGATATTAACTTTTCTCTTTGGTGTGATTTTTTAGAGCGTGATTTTATAAATTCAGAATTTATAGAATTAATTCAAAATGACACAATCAATGGAGCTACAAGTAATCCAAGTATATTTAAAGAGGCGATTTGTAATTCACAAGCCTATAGTGAACAAAAAGCCAAATTTAGCAAAAGAAGCGCAAAAAAGATATATGAAATTTTAGCTACAAACGATATTAAAATGGCAGCACATAAAATGCTTGCTAATTATGCAGCTGGAAACGATGGCTTTGTAAGTATTGAAGTAGATCCAAATTTGATCTTAGCTAGTGATATCATCGATGAGGGAAAAAGATTATATAATGCGATTAAGATGCCAAATGTGATGATTAAAATTCCAGCTATATCATCTGGATTTGATGCAATGTGCGAATTGATGAAAAAGGGAATTAATGTAAATGCAACACTGATTTTCTCTAAAGACCAAGCGCAAAATTGTTTAGACGCATTTAAAGAAGGTACTAAAAAATATAGTAAAAAATTTCCACAGACTCCACTTCCTCAAGGAGTGATTAGCGTGTTTGTAAGCAGGTTTGATAGACTACTTGATGAAAAGCTTGAAGAGACTGGTAAATTTGGAATTTATAATGCTACAAATATCTATAACAAAATTCAAAATGCTGGCCAAAGAAATGTAAGAACACTATTTGCAAGTACTGGAGTAAAGAGTAATCAACTTCCAGCAGATTATTATATTAAAGAACTTTTGTATCCAAATTCAATTAATACAGCGCCACTTGATACTATTAAATCATTTATCGCAAGTGGCGAATTTACTCCAAAAACTATACCAAGTAGCGAGGAAATAGATACATTTATGACTAAAGCTAAAGAAGCTGGAGTGGATTATAATAAGGTTTGTGCTAAGCTTTTAGATGATGGCTTGGATGCATTTGTAGCGGCTTTTGATGAAATTTTGACATCATTATCATAA
- a CDS encoding 50S ribosomal protein L25/general stress protein Ctc: MLEGIVRESIDKRSTKALRKDGYLIANIYAKGIENINAAFKVNDFIKAVKAKSGLKFDVSVGGKTYNVVVVDYQKHPVTSILKHVDLKVVLPEVESKYLVPVVPVGTPAGIKNKGVLLQSKKRLKVKCKGKDLPDSFKVDVSPLDIDDTILVRDIEAPQNVRIIDAGRVAVLGVVKAK, encoded by the coding sequence ATGTTAGAAGGCATTGTTAGAGAGAGTATTGACAAAAGAAGCACGAAAGCTCTTAGGAAAGATGGTTATCTAATCGCTAACATTTACGCAAAAGGTATTGAAAATATCAATGCTGCTTTTAAAGTAAATGATTTTATCAAAGCTGTTAAGGCTAAAAGCGGTTTGAAATTTGATGTCAGCGTAGGTGGTAAAACCTATAATGTTGTGGTTGTAGATTACCAAAAACACCCAGTAACAAGTATTTTAAAGCATGTTGATTTAAAAGTTGTTTTACCAGAAGTTGAGTCTAAATACCTTGTCCCAGTTGTCCCTGTAGGTACTCCAGCAGGTATCAAAAATAAAGGTGTTTTACTACAATCTAAAAAACGCTTAAAAGTTAAATGTAAAGGCAAAGACCTTCCAGATAGCTTTAAAGTAGATGTATCGCCACTTGATATTGATGATACTATCTTAGTTCGTGATATCGAGGCTCCACAAAATGTCCGCATCATCGATGCAGGTCGTGTAGCTGTCTTAGGTGTGGTAAAAGCTAAGTAA
- the pth gene encoding aminoacyl-tRNA hydrolase: MTLIAGLGNIGKEYENTRHNVGFMLIDLILKDGGYSDVSSAKFQGELYKNGSLLLLKPSTYMNSSGKSLKAVNDFYKPNHIIVIHDDLDIAFGAMRFKNGGSSGGHNGIKSIDSLIGNNYDRVRIGIGRSDRSVIDYVLGEFDNSEMTQLNKILSHAKEAVLALANSGDIAAISSKFTLKA, encoded by the coding sequence ATGACTCTAATAGCCGGACTTGGCAACATTGGCAAAGAGTATGAAAATACTCGCCATAATGTTGGATTTATGCTTATCGATCTAATCTTAAAAGATGGTGGATATAGCGATGTAAGTTCGGCTAAATTTCAAGGTGAGCTATACAAAAATGGCTCACTTCTTCTTCTTAAACCATCTACATATATGAATTCAAGTGGCAAATCCTTAAAAGCTGTAAATGATTTTTACAAACCTAATCACATTATCGTTATCCATGATGATCTTGATATCGCTTTTGGTGCGATGAGATTTAAAAATGGCGGAAGTAGTGGTGGCCATAATGGAATCAAATCTATTGATTCTTTAATAGGTAATAATTATGATAGGGTTCGCATAGGTATAGGGCGTAGTGATAGAAGTGTTATTGATTATGTTTTGGGTGAATTTGATAATAGTGAGATGACGCAACTTAATAAAATTTTATCTCATGCTAAAGAAGCTGTTTTAGCCTTAGCAAATTCTGGTGATATTGCAGCTATTTCATCTAAATTTACACTTAAAGCATAA